Proteins encoded in a region of the Geobacillus genomosp. 3 genome:
- a CDS encoding processed acidic surface protein — MRKWLVMAMFVVTVALSPVSAAAAISRTELEQYVESVGWTISDLLAYLDRYGLTVADFRTMGELKQWLGTPLTDERLHAVLRRHGLTVEELEALLGQFGETMQEYTFVEDLDAAIRFYTKRNAAMQQLNDLLGVLGMTEKEVRELTRHIASLDNPQLSGQLAALNKRLSSFEQAEGPWTKEERRELRAIWEEALDLLQLKAKLYVDGRETGFSAVAIAAGAEPLVIKLYNRQGEEIADIAVTREMLTSGYIVRAGKKGIDAGLLALDMKTMMYGEKLPDTASPYLAYTLAGLLLASAGFLLYWRVGRLKG; from the coding sequence ATGCGGAAATGGCTCGTTATGGCTATGTTCGTAGTGACAGTGGCGTTATCTCCCGTCAGTGCAGCTGCCGCCATCAGCCGGACCGAACTGGAACAATACGTTGAAAGTGTTGGCTGGACGATAAGCGACTTGCTTGCCTATTTGGACCGGTACGGGTTGACCGTCGCTGATTTTCGCACGATGGGGGAGTTAAAGCAATGGCTCGGCACGCCGTTGACAGACGAGCGGCTCCATGCCGTATTGCGCCGGCACGGGCTGACTGTCGAGGAGCTTGAGGCACTGCTCGGCCAATTTGGTGAAACGATGCAAGAGTATACGTTTGTTGAAGATTTGGACGCGGCCATTCGCTTTTACACGAAGCGTAACGCCGCCATGCAGCAACTGAACGATTTGCTTGGAGTGCTCGGGATGACAGAAAAAGAAGTGCGCGAGCTCACCCGTCATATCGCTTCACTTGACAATCCGCAGCTGTCCGGGCAACTGGCGGCGCTCAACAAGCGGTTGAGTTCGTTTGAACAAGCGGAAGGGCCATGGACAAAAGAAGAGCGCCGCGAGTTGCGGGCGATTTGGGAAGAAGCGCTCGACTTGTTGCAACTCAAGGCCAAGCTCTACGTTGACGGGAGGGAAACGGGATTTTCAGCGGTGGCTATAGCGGCCGGTGCGGAGCCGCTGGTCATCAAGTTGTATAATCGTCAAGGCGAGGAAATCGCCGATATTGCCGTTACGAGAGAAATGCTGACATCTGGTTACATCGTTCGCGCCGGGAAGAAAGGGATCGATGCCGGATTGTTGGCGCTTGACATGAAAACGATGATGTACGGGGAAAAACTGCCGGATACCGCGTCGCCATACTTGGCGTACACTCTCGCCGGGCTGCTGCTCGCGTCCGCCGGTTTTCTTCTTTATTGGCGGGTCGGACGGCTCAAAGGATGA
- a CDS encoding aspartate kinase gives MKVAKFGGSSVASAAQFRKVADIVSSDIERRIVVVSAPGKRCKEDVKVTDMLIRLAEQVLAGEPYGDTMQAIVKRYADIADELELEADGFLAELEDDLQSKISAYRNEPARLLDAMKASGEDHNARLMALYLQDVGLEASYVSPLEAGIIVTDEPGNAQVLPESYERLRQLRERRGVLVIPGFFGYSLSGHIVTFPRGGSDISGSIVAAGVKADVYENFTDVDSIYCVNPSIVADARKLKEITYREMRELSYSGFSVFHDEALEPVYRAGIPVCVKNTNNPAAPGTWIVAKRNHIEEPVAGIASDTGFCSINISKYLMNREIGFGRRVLQILEDEGISYEHTPSGIDNMSVILRASQLADGKDERILARIRGELVVDEVTIEYGLALIMVVGEGMEKTVGMAAKAATALANANINLEMINQGSSEVSMMFGVKEDVVNEAVRALYNAYFQELTVGQLS, from the coding sequence ATGAAAGTAGCCAAATTCGGTGGAAGTTCGGTGGCGAGCGCCGCGCAGTTCCGCAAAGTGGCGGATATTGTCAGCTCGGATATTGAACGTCGTATCGTCGTTGTATCAGCGCCTGGGAAGCGGTGTAAAGAGGATGTGAAAGTGACGGATATGCTCATTCGGCTGGCTGAACAAGTGTTGGCCGGCGAACCGTACGGAGACACGATGCAGGCGATCGTGAAACGGTATGCTGACATTGCCGATGAGCTTGAACTGGAAGCTGACGGTTTTTTGGCTGAGCTCGAAGATGATTTACAGTCGAAAATTAGTGCCTATCGGAACGAGCCGGCCCGTCTGCTTGATGCGATGAAAGCGAGCGGTGAGGATCATAACGCAAGGCTGATGGCGCTCTATTTGCAAGATGTTGGGCTTGAGGCGAGCTATGTCAGCCCGCTGGAAGCCGGCATTATCGTGACGGACGAACCGGGCAACGCCCAAGTGCTTCCGGAGTCGTACGAAAGGCTGCGGCAGCTGCGTGAACGCCGCGGTGTACTTGTAATCCCAGGCTTTTTTGGTTATTCGCTTTCAGGTCATATCGTGACTTTTCCGCGCGGCGGCTCGGACATTAGCGGTTCGATTGTCGCCGCTGGCGTGAAAGCCGACGTATATGAAAACTTTACTGACGTCGATTCGATTTATTGCGTCAACCCGTCGATCGTTGCCGATGCGCGCAAGCTGAAAGAAATTACGTATCGGGAAATGCGCGAGCTGTCGTATTCCGGCTTTTCCGTCTTTCATGATGAGGCGTTGGAGCCGGTGTATCGGGCTGGCATTCCGGTTTGTGTGAAAAACACGAACAACCCGGCCGCCCCGGGCACATGGATCGTCGCCAAACGCAACCATATCGAGGAACCGGTCGCCGGCATTGCGAGCGATACGGGCTTTTGCAGCATCAACATCAGCAAATATTTAATGAACCGCGAAATTGGTTTTGGCCGGCGCGTGTTGCAAATTTTGGAAGATGAAGGTATCTCGTACGAACATACGCCGTCCGGCATCGACAACATGTCGGTTATTTTGCGGGCCAGCCAGCTTGCCGATGGAAAAGATGAGCGCATTTTGGCCCGCATCCGCGGCGAACTTGTCGTGGATGAAGTGACGATTGAATATGGCTTGGCGCTCATTATGGTTGTGGGCGAAGGGATGGAAAAAACGGTCGGGATGGCGGCGAAAGCGGCGACCGCGCTTGCCAACGCCAACATTAACTTGGAGATGATCAACCAAGGCTCGTCTGAGGTGAGCATGATGTTTGGCGTCAAAGAAGACGTCGTCAACGAGGCCGTCCGCGCGTTGTATAACGCCTACTTTCAAGAGCTGACGGTCGGTCAGCTGTCATAA